The following proteins come from a genomic window of Gottfriedia acidiceleris:
- a CDS encoding L-cystine transporter produces the protein MNTFLICVNVVILLVLMYGLYFMQKKHVSFSKRVFTGLGLGLIFGYIIHLIYGTEHDVTVGTIDWFSIVGSGYVKLLQMIVMPLVFVSIVGAFTKLKLTKNIGKISVLVIGILLGTTAISAAIGIGSALGFGLDGIKISEGAAETARITELQGRVPTVEAMTIPKQILELFPSNPFLDLTGARATSTIAVVIFAAIVGIAYLGVKRKEPETAEFFAKIIDTLYSVTMRVVSLILRLTPYGILAIITKVAATSDYDAIVKLGKFVIASYVALIVMFIVHLLLISFAKLSPVRYVKKALPTLSFAFTSRTSAGTLPMTIKTQTKDFGVSEGIANFAGSFGLSIGQNGCAGIYPAMLAVMVAPSAGVDPTSASFIISLILIVAISSFGVAGVGGGATFAALIVLSVMNLPIAIVGLLISVEPLIDMGRTALNVSGAMTSGILTSKATGEFEKEVYQQANVVDVVEV, from the coding sequence ATGAATACATTTCTTATCTGTGTAAATGTTGTTATCTTATTAGTACTTATGTATGGCTTGTATTTTATGCAAAAAAAGCATGTATCTTTTTCAAAACGTGTATTCACGGGTTTAGGTTTAGGTCTTATTTTTGGTTATATTATTCATTTAATCTATGGAACTGAACATGACGTTACAGTCGGAACAATCGACTGGTTTAGCATTGTTGGTAGTGGTTATGTAAAACTATTACAAATGATTGTCATGCCTCTAGTATTCGTTTCAATTGTCGGAGCGTTTACAAAATTAAAATTAACAAAGAATATCGGTAAAATTAGTGTGCTTGTTATTGGGATTCTTCTTGGTACAACAGCTATTTCAGCAGCTATTGGAATAGGATCCGCTTTAGGATTTGGACTTGATGGAATCAAAATATCAGAAGGTGCTGCAGAGACTGCTAGAATTACAGAATTACAAGGTCGTGTGCCAACTGTAGAAGCGATGACAATTCCAAAACAAATCCTGGAATTATTTCCAAGTAATCCATTTTTAGATTTAACTGGTGCACGTGCAACATCTACAATTGCAGTTGTAATTTTTGCAGCAATTGTTGGGATTGCCTACTTAGGAGTAAAACGTAAAGAGCCTGAAACAGCAGAGTTTTTTGCTAAAATAATTGATACACTTTATTCAGTAACGATGAGAGTTGTATCGTTAATTCTTCGTTTAACACCTTATGGAATCTTAGCAATCATTACAAAAGTAGCAGCAACAAGTGATTATGATGCAATCGTAAAATTAGGTAAGTTTGTAATAGCGTCTTATGTGGCTTTAATTGTAATGTTTATTGTGCATTTATTATTAATATCATTTGCAAAACTAAGTCCAGTAAGATATGTGAAAAAAGCTTTACCAACTTTATCATTTGCATTTACATCACGTACAAGTGCTGGAACACTACCAATGACAATCAAAACACAAACAAAAGATTTTGGAGTTTCAGAAGGAATTGCAAACTTTGCTGGTTCGTTTGGACTTTCAATCGGTCAGAATGGATGTGCTGGAATTTATCCAGCAATGTTAGCTGTAATGGTAGCACCATCAGCTGGTGTTGATCCAACAAGTGCATCATTTATTATCTCTCTAATTTTAATCGTAGCAATTAGTTCATTCGGTGTTGCTGGTGTCGGTGGAGGAGCAACTTTTGCAGCTCTTATCGTACTATCAGTTATGAATCTTCCAATCGCAATCGTTGGATTACTAATTTCAGTTGAACCTCTAATTGACATGGGCCGTACAGCTCTAAACGTTAGTGGGGCAATGACATCAGGTATCCTAACAAGTAAGGCTACAGGAGAATTCGAAAAAGAAGTTTATCAGCAAGCTAATGTTGTAGATGTTGTAGAAGTATAA
- the pbp4b gene encoding penicillin binding protein PBP4B — protein sequence MLSKVKRPEEVGFSSEKLKQVDELIQQDVNNGFPGAVLLIIKDGKIVKNTAYGYSKKYDGLSSLKHPQKMKTNTMFDLASNTKMYAVNFALQHLVSIGKIDLNSTVQSYFPNFKDKSTDMIKGKDTLRLIDILHHTAGFPADPQYHNPTVAGSLYTQDRNQTFEKIAETPLEYVPGTKNIYSDVDYMILGFIIEKVTGKRLDDYVENTIYKPLGLKHTMFNPLQKGFKPKDFAATELMGNSRDGIISFPNIRTYTIQGEVHDEKAYYSMGGVSGHAGLFSTTSDLAVLLQVMLNGGGYGKVKLFDQKTIDQFSAPSDINPTYGLGWRRNGSPSMSSTFGLYASPNAIGHTGWVGTLTIIDPDNNLGIVLLTNKKHSPVIDPLINPNKFKGDDFATGQYKAVATAVYEALIK from the coding sequence ATGTTGAGCAAAGTAAAACGTCCTGAGGAGGTTGGATTTTCATCTGAGAAATTAAAACAAGTAGATGAATTGATTCAGCAGGATGTAAACAATGGTTTTCCTGGGGCAGTTCTATTGATTATTAAAGATGGGAAAATTGTAAAAAACACTGCTTATGGGTACTCGAAAAAATACGATGGGTTGTCATCACTCAAACATCCTCAGAAAATGAAGACTAATACAATGTTTGATTTGGCATCAAACACTAAAATGTATGCAGTTAACTTCGCTTTGCAACATCTTGTTAGTATCGGAAAAATAGACTTGAATTCAACTGTACAATCATACTTTCCAAATTTTAAAGACAAATCAACTGATATGATTAAAGGGAAGGATACCCTACGCTTAATCGATATTTTACACCACACTGCTGGTTTTCCAGCTGATCCGCAATACCACAATCCTACTGTAGCAGGTTCCTTGTATACACAAGACCGTAATCAAACATTTGAAAAAATCGCTGAAACACCGTTAGAATATGTACCTGGTACGAAAAACATCTATAGTGACGTGGACTATATGATCCTTGGCTTTATTATAGAGAAAGTAACTGGAAAGCGACTAGACGACTATGTAGAAAATACAATTTATAAGCCGTTAGGTCTAAAACACACAATGTTCAACCCTTTGCAAAAAGGATTCAAACCGAAAGATTTCGCGGCAACCGAGTTAATGGGGAATTCACGTGACGGTATCATTTCTTTCCCAAATATTCGTACATACACAATACAGGGAGAAGTGCATGATGAGAAGGCATATTATTCTATGGGTGGCGTATCAGGTCATGCGGGGCTCTTCTCTACGACAAGTGATTTAGCGGTTCTATTGCAAGTCATGTTAAACGGAGGTGGATATGGCAAAGTAAAACTATTTGATCAAAAGACGATTGATCAGTTTTCAGCACCTTCCGATATAAATCCAACATATGGCTTAGGGTGGAGAAGAAATGGTTCTCCAAGTATGTCGTCCACTTTTGGGTTGTATGCAAGTCCAAATGCGATTGGACATACCGGCTGGGTAGGCACTCTGACCATTATAGATCCAGATAATAATTTAGGGATTGTCTTATTGACCAATAAAAAACATTCACCTGTAATTGATCCATTAATAAATCCGAACAAATTTAAAGGTGATGACTTTGCTACAGGACAATATAAAGCCGTGGCGACTGCTGTGTATGAAGCATTGATTAAGTAA
- a CDS encoding DUF4179 domain-containing protein has translation MFENEENELKKLKEKYENVELPTDEIDEAIQIGLQKAKETKLVTKPKRKSQIWSIVAAAILLLGFLTSIRVSPTFADYLTKVPGMEKIVEMVRMRHDKGLLSAVENKYAQKIGTSQEKNGIKVTIDSVIADEQNIVLFYTLDSNSKQKNFEIDEAYLKPRNGGELPEHSLSFGGTVDKVRGQYTSTVEYDFDKPYEQQDFNLVLKIKNEKQSAQFSIPLSIKKHEKTNQIYELDKTVMIEDQKIKIKKVTIYPLRVAVQVEMDPSNSKKILDFSDIKLVDQNGEVWSKIINGTAAKIISDNERIIFLQSNYFKDPKELYFVINKLQAIDKEDEYLIIDTEKQKILKQPNGNYLSDLKKEGDTLFFTLNTKKEFNYDMIGSIFDANGKEIEMNESYMEGNVNNKQIIGFKISPRQKYTNPIKIDLVSFPSYIEGDAKVRVK, from the coding sequence GTGTTTGAAAATGAAGAAAATGAACTAAAAAAGTTGAAAGAAAAATACGAAAACGTCGAGTTACCTACTGATGAAATTGATGAAGCTATACAAATTGGACTTCAAAAAGCTAAAGAAACTAAGTTGGTAACTAAACCGAAACGGAAATCTCAAATCTGGTCTATTGTTGCAGCTGCTATTCTTCTATTGGGATTTCTTACAAGTATTCGTGTATCGCCAACGTTTGCTGATTATTTAACAAAAGTACCGGGAATGGAGAAAATTGTTGAAATGGTTCGTATGCGTCATGATAAGGGGCTACTTTCAGCGGTAGAAAATAAATATGCACAAAAGATTGGTACATCACAAGAAAAGAATGGTATTAAAGTAACAATCGATTCTGTTATTGCTGATGAACAAAACATCGTACTATTTTATACGCTTGATAGTAACTCAAAACAGAAAAATTTCGAAATCGATGAAGCATATCTTAAACCGAGAAATGGGGGGGAATTACCAGAACACTCTTTATCTTTTGGAGGTACTGTCGATAAAGTTAGAGGTCAATATACAAGCACAGTAGAATACGATTTTGATAAACCATATGAACAGCAAGATTTTAATTTAGTTTTAAAAATTAAAAATGAAAAGCAATCAGCACAATTTTCGATTCCACTTTCAATAAAAAAGCATGAAAAAACGAATCAAATATATGAACTTGATAAGACGGTTATGATTGAAGATCAAAAGATTAAAATTAAAAAGGTTACAATCTATCCACTCCGTGTGGCAGTACAAGTTGAAATGGATCCAAGTAATTCAAAGAAAATACTAGATTTCTCTGATATAAAACTTGTTGATCAAAACGGTGAGGTATGGTCAAAAATCATTAATGGAACTGCTGCAAAAATTATTAGCGATAATGAAAGAATTATCTTTTTACAGAGTAATTATTTTAAAGATCCAAAAGAATTATATTTTGTCATAAATAAACTTCAAGCAATTGATAAGGAAGATGAGTACCTTATAATTGATACTGAGAAACAAAAAATTCTGAAACAGCCAAACGGCAATTATTTATCTGACCTAAAAAAAGAAGGAGATACTCTATTTTTTACTTTGAATACAAAAAAGGAATTTAATTACGACATGATTGGATCTATCTTTGATGCTAACGGAAAAGAAATTGAAATGAATGAATCCTATATGGAAGGTAATGTTAATAATAAGCAAATAATAGGTTTTAAGATTTCACCCCGACAAAAGTATACGAATCCGATAAAAATTGATCTTGTATCTTTTCCTTCATATATCGAAGGAGATGCGAAAGTAAGGGTTAAATGA
- a CDS encoding sigma-70 family RNA polymerase sigma factor, with the protein MQDRSLVKRAIKGDEQAFLIIMNEHKISLYKTALAYLKNKDEAIEAIQEVTFRAYQNIKTLREPNYVKTWLIRIMINYCQDYIKRNNRVTLDNEYISQLGTKEDYNYIEIEEAMSQLDDTQRQLLHLKYFHDVKIKDIAIMWNRPEGTVKTWLNKALRSLRGILEEKGEKGRV; encoded by the coding sequence TTGCAGGATCGTAGTCTAGTGAAAAGGGCCATCAAAGGAGATGAGCAAGCATTTTTGATAATTATGAATGAGCATAAAATATCATTATATAAAACTGCATTAGCCTACTTGAAGAATAAAGATGAGGCAATTGAAGCAATTCAAGAAGTAACCTTTAGAGCCTATCAAAATATAAAAACATTGAGAGAACCAAATTATGTAAAGACATGGCTTATTCGGATTATGATTAATTACTGTCAGGATTATATTAAGAGGAATAATAGAGTAACTTTAGACAATGAATATATTTCACAACTAGGTACAAAAGAAGACTATAACTATATTGAAATAGAAGAAGCAATGTCACAGCTTGATGATACACAACGACAGCTATTACATTTAAAATATTTTCACGATGTCAAAATCAAAGATATTGCAATTATGTGGAATCGTCCGGAAGGTACAGTAAAGACTTGGTTGAATAAAGCGTTGAGATCATTACGAGGAATTCTTGAAGAGAAAGGAGAAAAAGGCCGTGTTTGA
- a CDS encoding cation diffusion facilitator family transporter gives MKEFLQLLKKGNKSALLAAIVNAVIAIIKGIGFSMTGSVALFAEMMHSAADTANQLFVFCGSALSKKAPTDRFPNGFGRLVNLVLLGAVLIVGIMAFETIVEGIQHIIHPTHSSGLTITLAILGASVVLEAYVLYKAMKEISHELGITTSGFGVVTEAISNLGKAKPATKLVFLEDTVATLGGLLAMIAVIIAYFTPFHQAEGIASVIIGILMFLVVGKVFLDNAAGVIGESDEEMEDKIGEIVMEDPDVKDIQALTVVKEGEELHVELEIELDPNLTIAQADDIKDRLEEKIMKEKGVTDVIIELDEDDGIQNWTEDNKTELIEK, from the coding sequence ATGAAAGAATTTTTACAGCTTTTAAAAAAGGGTAATAAATCTGCATTATTAGCAGCAATCGTTAATGCTGTGATAGCGATAATAAAAGGGATCGGGTTTAGTATGACAGGAAGTGTTGCACTTTTTGCTGAGATGATGCATAGTGCTGCGGATACTGCAAACCAACTATTTGTTTTTTGCGGTTCAGCTTTAAGTAAAAAAGCGCCTACTGATCGGTTTCCAAATGGATTTGGAAGACTTGTTAATTTAGTTTTACTTGGTGCAGTATTAATTGTAGGAATTATGGCGTTTGAAACGATTGTCGAAGGAATCCAGCACATTATACATCCAACCCACTCTTCAGGGCTTACTATTACTCTTGCTATTTTAGGTGCTTCAGTTGTACTTGAAGCATATGTACTTTACAAAGCAATGAAAGAAATTAGTCATGAATTAGGAATAACAACAAGTGGTTTTGGAGTAGTTACTGAGGCAATTTCTAATTTAGGAAAAGCAAAACCAGCTACAAAATTAGTTTTCTTAGAAGATACAGTAGCAACTTTAGGTGGATTATTAGCGATGATTGCTGTAATCATTGCTTACTTTACACCATTCCATCAAGCAGAAGGTATTGCTTCTGTCATCATCGGTATTTTGATGTTCCTTGTTGTTGGAAAAGTATTTCTTGATAATGCTGCAGGTGTAATTGGTGAATCTGATGAAGAAATGGAAGACAAGATTGGTGAAATCGTAATGGAAGACCCAGATGTAAAAGATATTCAAGCTCTTACGGTTGTCAAAGAGGGTGAAGAATTACATGTTGAATTAGAAATTGAACTAGATCCTAATTTAACAATAGCTCAAGCTGATGACATAAAAGACCGATTAGAAGAAAAAATTATGAAAGAAAAAGGTGTAACTGACGTAATTATTGAATTAGACGAAGATGACGGAATTCAGAATTGGACTGAAGATAATAAAACAGAATTAATCGAAAAATAA
- a CDS encoding DUF3291 domain-containing protein, with amino-acid sequence MALVAIYTVGRLKHPYDHSASRQFFSVGNDVFRQATKSGYMIDAFSSDGIALPKEASKGDGYPILTLTIWKNLESLYRFTYSGQHKQALKDRSKWMESYKEKHLSYVVWWTEKQSDVSWEEAFKRYDYYIQNGPTPTAFDFKHAFDQHGETLFIK; translated from the coding sequence ATGGCTTTGGTTGCAATTTATACAGTTGGTAGGCTAAAACACCCATATGACCACTCTGCCTCTCGTCAATTTTTTTCTGTAGGAAATGATGTCTTTCGTCAAGCGACAAAATCAGGATACATGATTGATGCGTTTTCATCTGATGGAATCGCTCTCCCAAAAGAAGCTAGTAAGGGGGACGGTTATCCTATACTTACACTAACGATATGGAAGAATCTAGAATCCTTATATCGCTTTACGTACTCAGGACAACATAAGCAAGCGTTGAAAGATCGAAGTAAATGGATGGAATCTTATAAAGAGAAACATCTTTCATATGTTGTTTGGTGGACCGAGAAACAAAGCGATGTATCGTGGGAAGAGGCATTTAAAAGATATGACTACTACATTCAAAATGGACCAACTCCTACTGCTTTTGATTTTAAGCATGCATTTGATCAGCATGGTGAAACGCTATTCATTAAGTAG
- a CDS encoding S8 family serine peptidase: MRKNITKSVTALAIGTSLLAGGFVSSSGIKPVNVQAAVNTESILAKLTPEQRKALTQLQMSDQSGLQISPEVNLNSDEKITVIVQFKTLPSKTAVLSAKAEGKTLSVSQADQQVEDSHTNFQKDLTSIFKNDKNKTPYTIKRKYKHAFNGVSMQIPANKVEALMQSKAVKAVWESKEIKVDPPVEQESTETGTDLPEGDVNSFLGVDKLHKEGYTGKGIKVGVIDTGVDYNHPDIKAAYKGGYDFVDNDNDPMEATYDDWKKSKQLEFISGASYYTVHGTHVSGTIVGQGTADSEYSVTGIAPDADLYVYRVLGPYGKGSSDAIIAGIDKAVSDGMDVINLSLGSDYNDPMNPLAFAINNAVLSGVTAVLAAGNAGNGMYTVGTPGNAPLGLAVGASSVPATIEEIKGSVQTSAGKTAADVRLMAKNFTDDIQSFVGKNLPVVDAGYGAFADYNGKDVKGKIALVQRGSITLNDKIKFAKLKGAAALFIYNSDPKEGYVPNYFGEGVANIPTFSLTNAQGLELLQKVNAGVTSYSFEKLGEVKTEGDKLAPFSSRGPARVTYDIKPEVTAPGVDILSTVPTDFAGSASLGDYKHAYARLSGTSMASPHVAGIAALLLQAHPDYTPLDVKATLMNTADQLSDKYSVYEVGAGRVDAYEAVHAGANLEVLDTTDTMIGNKMKTIKETTGAISFGTFTSTGVNREDYRNVVLRNDSKETKTFDVKAVYQTSRISKDAVANNVKITVDSELKVKPGQQKKHAVFIDIPANAEKGTYEGYIVYTNKQNPDETYQIPFAARFVEEGIEEVGAFPYAMTSNNYDNHPFTRLNTDLYFQLKSHMRYIDVVLTDAKTNEDLGIIGTLDGIQADENILYRVANGFGGTYIPFSADPNSPLVYKYVKAKPGLYKIKFIGRNDQGKTFSSETKVYIEDNNPTVQHSLPFGVYEYEEGQQSIPFSGTVFDKDIEDMKTMGFDIDQSFNSVVGYYDTFMGPYGWVASPSEELTVDQNGQYKGEVKLNPDANFTRYYSFAMDSASNGDFGRMNETLFVKKGSPYVTGSLNKEQIKMGETVSATLSGHNLNKTNKVLFEFDYAPYNFEIVDILKNSQTKSQISAVTTEESNSTSGKHMKVTVELTKPVSGEVPLLDIQVKAKSDNFNKGWYELQDLKASVTNKSGTTESAPGFMKSFNVIPTYSQMAAKMNPEAYFTPQGVQIAPYDYSKIGAKIKVMDDQNNVYTNVTVHPEGFFEVFNLPLTDKPFTFEVAVPGHFTTKGTFTIGKSTGNGVLGEAKLIGGISIIAGDVNNDDVIDVKDAIAMKENWGTINRATDINFDGKTDAKDFAFIEQNYMMKNPTVTDAPKPVKKYQGITIDLVKTQLGIN; encoded by the coding sequence ATGAGAAAAAACATTACGAAATCAGTTACTGCACTTGCTATAGGAACAAGTTTACTTGCTGGGGGCTTTGTATCATCATCTGGAATTAAGCCGGTTAATGTACAAGCTGCTGTGAATACGGAATCGATTTTAGCAAAGCTTACACCGGAGCAAAGAAAAGCTTTAACCCAATTACAAATGAGCGATCAATCTGGTCTGCAGATTAGTCCTGAAGTGAATTTGAACAGTGATGAAAAAATCACGGTAATCGTCCAGTTTAAAACATTACCATCAAAAACAGCGGTCCTATCTGCAAAGGCTGAAGGAAAGACTTTAAGTGTGTCACAGGCTGATCAACAAGTTGAAGATTCTCATACAAATTTTCAAAAGGATTTAACATCAATTTTTAAAAATGATAAAAATAAAACGCCTTACACAATTAAGCGAAAGTACAAGCATGCTTTTAATGGCGTATCAATGCAAATTCCAGCTAATAAAGTTGAAGCTTTAATGCAATCAAAAGCTGTTAAAGCTGTGTGGGAAAGTAAAGAAATAAAAGTTGATCCTCCGGTTGAACAAGAAAGTACTGAAACTGGAACTGATTTACCTGAAGGAGATGTGAATTCCTTTTTAGGAGTGGACAAGCTTCATAAAGAAGGTTACACAGGTAAAGGAATTAAAGTAGGGGTAATTGATACAGGTGTTGACTACAATCATCCAGATATTAAGGCTGCATATAAAGGTGGTTATGATTTCGTCGATAATGATAATGATCCGATGGAAGCAACGTATGATGATTGGAAAAAATCCAAACAATTAGAGTTTATTTCAGGCGCATCATATTATACTGTACACGGAACTCACGTTTCTGGAACAATCGTTGGACAAGGCACAGCTGACTCTGAATACTCGGTGACAGGTATAGCTCCAGATGCTGATTTATATGTGTATCGTGTACTTGGTCCATACGGTAAAGGTTCATCAGATGCAATCATCGCTGGAATTGACAAGGCTGTAAGTGACGGAATGGACGTTATTAATCTATCACTTGGTTCGGATTACAATGACCCGATGAATCCACTTGCTTTTGCAATTAACAATGCTGTCCTATCAGGCGTAACAGCGGTCTTAGCTGCAGGAAATGCTGGGAATGGTATGTATACGGTTGGAACTCCGGGAAATGCACCATTAGGACTAGCAGTTGGGGCAAGTAGTGTACCGGCTACAATTGAAGAAATAAAAGGTTCGGTTCAAACTAGCGCAGGAAAAACTGCGGCCGATGTTCGCTTAATGGCAAAGAACTTTACAGATGATATTCAAAGCTTTGTTGGTAAAAATTTACCAGTCGTGGATGCGGGTTACGGTGCTTTTGCTGACTATAATGGTAAGGATGTTAAAGGGAAAATCGCTTTAGTTCAACGTGGTAGCATTACTTTAAACGATAAAATTAAGTTTGCTAAACTAAAGGGAGCAGCGGCTTTATTCATCTACAATTCTGATCCGAAAGAAGGGTATGTTCCAAATTATTTTGGAGAAGGAGTTGCCAATATTCCAACCTTCTCTTTAACAAATGCTCAAGGATTGGAATTATTACAAAAAGTTAATGCAGGCGTTACATCCTACTCATTTGAAAAATTAGGAGAAGTAAAAACAGAAGGTGACAAGCTTGCTCCGTTTAGTTCACGTGGTCCTGCACGTGTAACATATGATATTAAACCTGAAGTTACAGCGCCTGGTGTAGATATTCTTTCTACTGTGCCAACGGACTTCGCTGGTAGTGCATCACTTGGTGACTATAAACATGCATATGCACGCTTGTCTGGTACATCAATGGCAAGTCCGCATGTAGCTGGTATTGCGGCATTATTATTACAGGCTCATCCCGATTACACACCATTAGATGTGAAGGCTACCTTAATGAATACTGCAGACCAACTAAGTGATAAATATAGTGTTTATGAAGTAGGAGCAGGGCGTGTTGATGCATATGAAGCAGTACATGCAGGAGCAAATTTAGAGGTGCTTGATACTACTGACACAATGATTGGCAATAAAATGAAAACGATTAAAGAAACTACAGGCGCAATCAGCTTCGGTACATTTACTTCAACAGGAGTAAATAGAGAAGATTATCGCAATGTAGTATTAAGAAATGATAGTAAAGAAACGAAAACTTTTGATGTAAAAGCAGTTTACCAAACTTCTAGAATCTCAAAAGATGCCGTTGCGAATAATGTAAAGATAACAGTCGATTCAGAGTTAAAGGTAAAACCAGGTCAACAAAAGAAACATGCAGTATTTATTGATATTCCAGCAAATGCTGAAAAAGGGACATATGAGGGGTATATTGTTTACACAAATAAACAAAATCCAGATGAAACATATCAAATTCCGTTTGCAGCACGTTTTGTAGAAGAAGGTATTGAAGAAGTAGGTGCATTTCCATATGCAATGACAAGTAATAATTACGACAATCATCCTTTTACGAGATTAAATACGGATTTATATTTCCAGTTAAAATCTCATATGCGTTATATCGACGTAGTACTTACGGATGCGAAAACGAATGAAGATCTTGGGATTATTGGAACATTAGATGGAATTCAAGCAGATGAAAATATATTGTACCGTGTGGCGAATGGATTTGGAGGAACTTATATTCCATTTTCTGCTGATCCAAATAGTCCACTAGTTTACAAGTATGTAAAAGCAAAACCAGGGTTATATAAAATTAAATTTATCGGACGAAACGATCAAGGTAAAACTTTCAGTTCTGAAACAAAAGTCTATATTGAAGACAATAATCCTACTGTTCAGCATAGTTTACCGTTCGGCGTTTACGAATATGAAGAAGGCCAGCAATCAATTCCGTTTTCAGGAACAGTATTCGATAAAGATATCGAGGATATGAAAACAATGGGATTTGATATTGATCAATCATTTAACTCAGTTGTAGGTTATTATGATACATTTATGGGTCCTTATGGATGGGTTGCATCACCTTCAGAAGAGCTAACTGTTGATCAAAATGGACAGTATAAAGGTGAAGTTAAGCTAAATCCAGATGCTAATTTTACTCGTTACTACTCATTTGCAATGGATTCGGCGTCGAATGGTGATTTCGGTAGAATGAATGAAACACTTTTTGTTAAAAAGGGAAGTCCTTATGTAACAGGAAGCTTAAATAAAGAACAAATTAAGATGGGAGAAACTGTTTCAGCTACTCTATCTGGTCACAACTTAAACAAAACAAATAAAGTCTTATTCGAATTTGACTATGCACCATATAATTTTGAAATCGTGGATATATTGAAAAATTCACAAACGAAAAGTCAAATTAGCGCGGTAACAACTGAAGAATCAAATTCAACGAGTGGAAAACATATGAAAGTGACAGTAGAGTTAACAAAGCCTGTATCTGGTGAAGTTCCACTTCTTGATATTCAAGTAAAAGCTAAAAGTGATAATTTTAATAAAGGCTGGTATGAACTACAGGACTTAAAGGCTAGTGTTACAAATAAATCTGGTACAACAGAAAGTGCGCCTGGATTTATGAAGTCATTCAACGTCATACCGACTTATTCACAAATGGCTGCCAAAATGAATCCAGAAGCATACTTTACACCACAAGGAGTGCAGATTGCCCCTTACGATTACTCGAAAATCGGTGCTAAAATTAAAGTAATGGATGATCAAAACAATGTTTATACGAATGTAACAGTTCATCCTGAGGGTTTCTTTGAAGTATTCAATCTTCCATTAACTGATAAACCATTTACATTTGAAGTAGCTGTACCAGGTCACTTCACAACGAAAGGAACATTCACAATTGGAAAGTCAACTGGGAATGGTGTACTTGGAGAAGCAAAATTAATTGGTGGAATTAGTATCATCGCAGGAGATGTCAATAATGATGACGTTATTGATGTAAAAGATGCAATTGCGATGAAAGAAAACTGGGGTACAATTAATCGAGCAACTGATATTAACTTCGACGGTAAGACGGATGCAAAAGATTTTGCCTTCATTGAGCAAAACTATATGATGAAAAATCCAACCGTAACGGATGCTCCAAAACCAGTTAAAAAGTATCAAGGAATAACAATTGATCTTGTCAAAACTCAATTAGGAATAAACTAG